Below is a genomic region from Veillonellales bacterium.
CGCACCTTTTCCACATTATGCCGGACATATTCAGCAATCTCCGGCTCATGCCCGCCAGCCAGCAAGGGAAAACCGCAGCACCATTCTTCCCCGCCCAATGTAGTGAAACTAACTCCTGCTTTTGCTAATAATTGCACCATAGCAACAGGTACTTGGGCGGCACGCGGGAAAAATGAGGATACGCAGCCGACAAAATAAACGATTTCCGCCCCTTGTTCCTGATCAAGGTAATCCGGCACTTCATCTAAATCTTCAGCCCAGTCAAGTCTGCTCTCATTAGCAAAATTAGAAATATTCCGCTTCCGCTGCAAATTTGCCGCGATGGCATTATACGCTTCCGGCGCCTTGCCCTCGGCGACTAGTTTTGCCCGCAAATCCTTCCATAGGGATTGGAGATCGATTCTGGCGGCACAAGAACGAGTGCAGGCGCCGCACATGGTACATTGGGTAATTCGCTTGGCATATTCCGGACTAATCTTATCATGGCTTTTTCTGGCAAACAATTCGCGTGCCAGCGAAATCTTAGCGCGGGGCGTTGCTGATTCCCAGCCAATTTCCCGGTATACCGGACAATCAGTCCGGCAATTGCCGCACCGTCCGCAGATAAGGGATTCATTTATTAGATCCTTATAAAAACTGCGCGAACTCATAACTGATTCCTCCCCGCTTTTCCCCTATATACGCAGCGGCTGGCAGCCAGCAAATCCATTCCCGCCTTAAAAAATGCCGGTTTGAGCAGCAAAGGCGCCCCATATCTTTTCCCGGGATTCATAATATTCTTAGGATCAAGCAGCTGCTTGCGCCGTTTTAACTCGTCAAGTTCTTTTGCTGTTTGGCATCGGTTCAAATAGGGGGTGTTCCAAAGGCCAATGCCGTACGGCATACCGCCGAACTTTGCCCCAATATCATGCAGCTTTTTTACCAGGGCCAATCCTTGCAAATATTCAATGGTATCCCGTTCATCCGCCTTAAACATTGTCATAATCATTACATTTTTCTCGGATACAATATGGCCGTAACTTTTGAAATCCATTCGCTGTTTACTGCCAAAAGCAGCTGTCTTTGACAAATAGTCTGTCAGGTTATTAATTGGCAGCAGAATTTCCGCCCCTAATAAAGAGGGACCCTCCCGCTTTAAAACTAAAGAATAAAACCGGT
It encodes:
- a CDS encoding (Fe-S)-binding protein; the protein is MSSRSFYKDLINESLICGRCGNCRTDCPVYREIGWESATPRAKISLARELFARKSHDKISPEYAKRITQCTMCGACTRSCAARIDLQSLWKDLRAKLVAEGKAPEAYNAIAANLQRKRNISNFANESRLDWAEDLDEVPDYLDQEQGAEIVYFVGCVSSFFPRAAQVPVAMVQLLAKAGVSFTTLGGEEWCCGFPLLAGGHEPEIAEYVRHNVEKVRDLGAKTMVTGCASCYHVWSHVYSAILKEDLGFRLVHATELLAELIQQGKLVPNELNETVTYHDPCDLGRNSGVIDPPRYIINSIPGIKLVEMATHGEESTCCGGGGNLQGADQSLADAIARKRIKEAEATGASIVVSACQQCEQMLEKAARTEKLPLQVMDVAELLLMAMEE